Genomic DNA from Azospirillum brasilense:
AGCCCGCACCGCCGGCTCCCAATTCCATCGCCTGGAGTCAGGTGAGCGGCCCCGCCCTGGGGCCGGCCCAATCCATCGGCGGCTACGCCGCGGGTTGCATCACGGGGGCGCAGGCCCTGCCGGGGGAAGGCACCGGCTATCAGGTGATCCGCATGTCCCGCCAGCGCTACTACGGCCATCCGGAGCTGATCGACTATCTGAAGGGCTTCGGGCGGAAGGTCGCGGCGGCCGGGCTGGGGACCGCGCTGATCGGCGACATGGGGCAGGCGCGCGGCGGTCCGATGAGCTTCGGCCACGCCAGCCACCAGATCGGGCTGGACGCCGACGTCTGGCTGCGCCTCGACCACCCGCCGATGGGGCGCAACGCGCGGGAAAGCCTGACCGAGATCAAATACGTCGATTACGGGCGCGTCCGCGTCACCGAGGACTGGTCGGAGCGGCAGGCCCAGCTCGTCCGCATCGCCGCCAGCGACCCGCGGGTCACCCGCATCTTCGTCAACCCGGCGATCAAGCTCGCCATGTGCCGCCATTCCTGGCCGGATCGCGCCTTCCTGCGCAAGCTGCGGCCCTGGCACGGCCATGACGGGCACATGCACATCCGGCTGGGCTGCCCGGCGGGAAGCCCGCAGTGCGAGGACCAGCGCGACATTCCCGACGGCGACGGCTGCGGCGACGAGGTCGCATCCTGGCTCGGCTCCGTCTACCCGGTGGTGGAGAGGCACAACGGCAAGCCGCAGCCGCGCCACGTCAACATGCCGCCCGCCTGCACCCCGGTGCTGCGCGCCGCCGGGACCCGGGTCGCCGCCATCGACGATCCGCACGCGGAGAAGGCGTTACGGTAATGTGACGCAGGATTTTGCGCTTGCACGAACGGAGCGCCCGGATACTGTGAAAGTCGGAATGAATTCGTCCGGCGGTCCAGGCAACGGGGCAGGCGCGAAGGCGATGAGCGATAACAGCGGACACGATCACGCGGGCGCTCCCCGCATCACGCTCAAGACCCGCCTTCACGCCTGGTGGGAGGGGTACGACCTCTCCGGCCTGAAGGGCAAGGGCGGGGAGGAGGACGGCAAGCCGCCGCCCGCCGCCGCTCCGGCCCAGCCCGCCGCCCGGGGCCATGGCCCCGGCGTGAACCGCTGGGGCAAGCCGCTGTGGAGCGCCACGCGGATCGAGGTGGCGGAGAAGCTGTGGGGCGAGGGCTTCAACACGCCGGGCGGCCACGACCACATCCCCTATCTGGTGAAGCCGCTCGGCCTCAACCCGGCGATGAGCGTGCTGGACCTGTCCGCCGGGCTGGGCGGCACCAGCCGGACCATGGCGAGCAAGTACGGCTGCTGGGTCACCGGGTTGGAGGCGTCGGAGCTGCTGGCGAAGGAGGGGATGATCCGCTCCTTCAAGGAAGGGCTGGAGAAGAAGGCTCCGATCGAAACCTACGATCCGGAGAATTTCAGCTATTCCAAGCGCGTGGACGCCATCGTCTACAAGGAGGGGATGTTCTCCGTCCGCGGCAAGGACCAGCTGTTCGACGGGATGGAACTGGCCCTCAAGCCGCGCGGCCATCTGCTGATGACCGATTACGTGATCGACCCGGCGCTGGCCGGGGCCAAGGCCGTCCGGATCTGGTGCGACAAGGAGCCGATGCAGCCCCATTTGTGGTCCAAGGACCAGATGGCCGCCGCCTTCGCCCAGCGGAACCTGGACCTGCGAATCGCCGAGGACATCACCGACACCCACCGCGGCCTGATCGTGAGCGCCATCCAGGGGTTGGTCGAGCATCTGGAGCGCCACCATATGGACCACGAGACCAAGCTCGCCGTGATGGACGAGGTGGAGCTGTGGGTGCGCCGCGTGTCCGCCATCGAGGCGGGGATGCGGGTGTGTCGTTTCTACGCGCTGAAACCGGCGGAGTAGCGTCGAAACGGCCGTATCCTGCGGGAAACGCAACCGCGACGGGGGCCGTTGACAGCGGGGGTGCGCCGCACTATGGTGCGCGCCTTCGATCGAGCCGCCGACCGACCAGGATGAAGAACTATGAAGATCGTTAACTCTCTCAAGTCGATGAAGACGCGCCACAAGGCCTGCCGCGTGATCCGCCGCAAGGGCCGCGTCTACGTCATCAACAAGCAGAACCCGCGCTTCAAGGCCCGCCAGGGCTGAGACCGGCGGCCGGGTCCGCCCGGCCGACGAGTGCTGTGTTGTTGAACGCGACGCCGCGCCGTTCCCTTGGGACGGCGCGGCGTCGCGTTTTGGTGCGTCCGGACGCTGGTCAGTCCTGCAGGCGCGGAAACACGCCGCCAACGGCAATGCAGTACTGCAGGCCGGGAGCGGGCGACTCCAGCGTCGGCAAAGCGAATTCCTTTTCCCCATCGCCGCCGTAGGTCGTGCCGATCAGCGAGAAAAGCGCGATGAAATGGTTGACCGAGAGCCGACGCCCATCCGCCGGCAACCACCCGAGGGGCAGCCGGGCGTAGGAGAACAGGCGGATTTCGCCGATGTAGACATCGATCTCGGGATTGCCGGGGTGCATTCGCTTGTCTCCGTTTTGTAGCGTTCGCAAGGCATGGACTGTCAGCCGGCGCGGCGCGCCGCGGTTCTCTTTGTATCGGTTGCCGTAAAAATGGCAATCCAGACATCGGCTTTCCGCGAAGGTTGAGAGGCGCGAGTCCACCGACGGCAGGGCGGAACGCAAGCGGGGGCTGGCATCGCCCCCCGTCCGATGTTACCTGTGGAAGGGAACGCCGCGGGAACAATCCGGGCGACGGACCATGGGGGAGGACGGCCGACCATGCGGATGCCCGCGCCCGACGACGGCGTCATCGCGCGCCGCCGCGAGATCATCGCAGCGCTGCGGGCCATCGTGCCCGGCGAGGGGGTGATCGCCGATGAAAGCGAACTGCGCGCCTATGAATGCGACGGGCTGACCGCCTACCGTCAGCTTCCCATGGTCGTGGTGCTGCCCAGCACGGTGGAGCAGGTGAGCCGGGTGCTCAGGACCTGCAAGGAGATGGGGGTGAAGGTGGTGCCGCGCGGCGCCGGCACGTCCCTGTCGGGCGGCGCGCTGCCGCTGGCCGACGGCGTTCTGCTGGGGATGGGCAAGTTCAACCGCATCCTCGACATCGACTTCGCCAACCGCTGCGTGGTGACCCAGCCGGGGGTGACCAACCTCGGCATCTCCACCGCGGTGGCGCATGAGGGCTTCTATTACGCGCCCGACCCCTCCAGCCAGATCGCCTGCACCATCGGCGGCAACATCGCCGAGAATTCCGGCGGGGTGCATTGCCTGAAATACGGGCTGACCACCAACAACGTGCTGGGGCTGGAGATGGTGCTGATGGACGGCACCATCCTGCGGCTGGGCGGCAAGCACCTCGACTCCGGCGGCTACGACCTGATGGGCGTCGTCACCGGCTCCGAGGGGCTGCTGGGGGTGGTGACCGAGGTGACGGTGCGCATCCTTAAGAAGCCGGCCACCGCCCGCGCCGTGCTGATCGGCTTCCCGACCAGCGAGCAGGGCGGCGACTGCGTGGCGGCGATCATCGCCGCGGGCATCATCCCCGGCGGCATGGAGATGATGGACAAGCCGGCCATCCACGCGGCGGAGGATTTCGTCCACGCCGGCTACCCGCTGGATGTCGAGGCCCTGCTGATCGTCGAATTGGACGGCCCGGCAGCGGAGGTCGACCACCTGATCGAGCAGGTTGCGGAGATCGCGCGGTCCAAGGGCTGCTGCTACTCCCGCGTCTCGACCTCGGAGGAGGAGCGGCTGTCCTTCTGGGCCGGGCGCAAGGCGGCCTTCCCGGCGGTGGGGCGCATCAGCCCCGACTACTACTGCATGGACGGCACCATCCCGCGCAAGGCGCTGCCCCTGGTGCTGCACCGCATGCAGGAGATGTCCGACCGCTACGCCCTGCGGGTCGCCAACGTCTTCCACGCGGGCGACGGCAACCTGCACCCGCTGATCCTCTACGACGCCAACAAGCCGGGCGAACTGGAGCGGGCGGAGGCCTTCGGCAACGACATCCTGCGCCTGTGCGTCGAGGTCGGCGGCGTGCTGACCGGCGAGCATGGCGTGGGGGTGGAGAAGCGCGACCTGATGACCGACCAGTTCGACGAGGTCGACCTCGACCAGCAGCAGCGCATCAAATGCGCCTTCGACCCCGACGGGCTGCTCAATCCCGGCAAGGTCTTCCCCAAGCTGCACCGCTGCGCCGAGCTGGGCCGCGTGCACATCCACAAGGGGGAGCTGCGCTTCCCCGACATTCCCCGTTTCTGAGCCCCCGCTTCTGAGGCCACCCGCATGACCGTGACCACCATCAAGCCCGACTCGGCGGCCCAGGCCGCCGACGCGGTGCGCTGGGCCTTATCGGAAGGGACGCCGCTGGACGTCGCCGGTTCGGGGTCCAAGCGCGGCCTCGGGCGTCCGATCCAGACCGCCTGCACCCTCGACCTCTCCGGCCTGTCCGGTGTCATCGCCTACGAGGCGGAGGAGCTGGTGCTGACCGCCAAGGCCGGCACGCCGATGGCCGAGATCCTGCCGATGCTGGCGGAGCGCCGGCAGCAGCTCGCCTTCGAGCCGCAGGACCTCGGGCCGCTGTTCGGGCAGCCGGAGGGGCAGGGGACGCTGGGCGGCGTAATCGCCAGCGGGCTGGCCGGGCCGCGGCGCATCAGCGCCGGCTCCGCCCGCGACCACACGCTGGGCATCGAGGGGGTGAACGGGCGCGGCGACCTCTACAAGGGCGGCGGCAAGGTGGTGAAGAACGTCACCGGCTACGACGTGCCCAAGCTGATGGCCGGGTCCTTCGGCACGCTGACCGTCCTGACCGAACTGACGGTGAAGGTGCTGCCGGCGCCGGAGGATGGCCGGACGCTGCTGCTGGCTGGGCGTGAGGACACCGCAGCAGTGGCGGCGCTGACCGCGGCGCTGCAGAGCCCCTACGATGTGTCCGGCGCCGCCCATCTGCCGGCCGCGGTGGCGGCGCGCTCGCAGGTGCGGGCGATCGCCGGGGCGGGCGGGGCGGTCACGCTGGTGCGGGTGGAGGGCTTCGGCCCGTCCGTCACCGCACGTGTCGCCGCGCTGAAGGACGAGCTTGGCGCCGACGCCGTGCTCGACCTGGACGAGTCGCGGGCGGTGTGGAAGGAAGTCAGGGACGTGGCGTATTTTGGGCCCACTCCCTCCCCTGCGTCAGCGGGGGAGGGCCGGGGTGGGGGCGACGACTCCCGCCACGTCTGGAAAATCTCCGTCCAGCCCTCCGAAGGGCCGCGCGTGGCGGAGTCGATCCGCTGGGCGCTCGACGCGGAGCTGTATTTCGACTGGGGCGGCGGTCTGATCTGGGCGGCGGTGGCGCCGACGCCCGACGCCGCCTCCGCGATCCGCGGCGCGCTGGGCACCGCCGGCCACGCGACTCTGGTGCGCGCGCCCGAGGACGTGCGGATCATGGCGGAGGTGTTCCACCCGCTGCCCGACCCGGTGATGGCGCTGAGCCGCCGGGTGAAGGAAAGCTTCGACCCCTGCGGCATCCTGAATCCCGGCCGCATGTACGCGGGAGTGTAAGCCATCCATGCAGACCAACTTCACGCTCACCCAGCTCGCCAACGCCGATTACCGGGATTCCGAAGCGATCCTACGCAAGTGCGTCCATTGCGGCTTCTGCACGGCGACCTGCCCGACCTACGTCCTGCTGGGCGACGAGCTGGACAGCCCGCGCGGCCGCATCTACCAGATCAAGGACATGCTGGAGAAGGGCGGTCCGCCCACCGAGCATCAGGTGAAGCACATCGACCGCTGCCTCTCCTGCCTGTCCTGCATGACGACCTGCCCGTCGGGCGTCAATTACATGCATCTGGTCGACCACGCCCGCGCCCATATCGAGGCGACCCACGCCCGCCCACCTGCCGACCGCGCCATCCGCGATCTGCTGGCCCGCGTGCTGCCCAACCCGCGGCTGTTCCGTCTGGCCCTGATCGCCGCCTGGTTCGGCAAGCCCTTCGCCGGGCTGCTGCCGGGGCGGCTGGGCGCGCTGCTGGCGCTGGCGCCGAGGTCGGTGCCGGGGCCGAGCCACAGCGACCGTCCAGGCAGCCATCCGGCGGTCGGGCCGCGCCGCAAGCGCGCCGCCCTGCTCGTCGGCTGCGCCCAGCAGGTGCTGGCCCCGCAGATCAACGAGGCGACCATCCGCCTGCTGAACCGCCACGGGGTCGAGGTGGTGGTGGCCAAGGGGGCCGACTGTTGCGGCGCCCTGACCCATCACATGGGCAAGACCGATCTCAGCGACTCCGCGGCGAAGAAGACCATCGACGCCTGGATCGCCGAGATGGACGGGGAGGGGCTGGACGCCATCATCGTCAACACCTCGGGCTGCGGCACCACGGTGAAGGACTATGCCTACCAGTTCCGCGAGGATGCGGAATACGCGCCCAAGGCGCTGCGCGTGGCGGCCATCGCCCGCGACGTGACGGAGTTCCTGGCGGAGATTGGTCTGTCCGATCCGGTGATCGAGACGGGGCAGGCCATCGCCTACCACTCCGCCTGCTCCATGCAGCACGGCCAGCGCATCAAGGACCCGCCGCGGACTCTGCTGCGCGGCGCCGGCTTCGAGGTGAAGGAGATCCCGGAGGCTCATCTCTGCTGCGGCTCCGCCGGCACCTACAACATGCTCCAGCCGGAGATCGCCGTGCAGTTGCGCGACCGCAAGGTGCGCAACATCGAAAGCACCAAGGCCGCCGCCATCGCCGCCGGCAACCTCGGCTGCATCACCCAGATCGCCACCGGGACCGGCCTGCCCATCGTCCACACGGTCGAGTTGCTGGACTGGGCGACCGGCGGCCCGAAGCCCGAGGCGCTGAGGGACAGCCCGGACTTCGCCGGTCCCGCCCAGGCGCCGGGTGCTGCGCCGCGCGCCGCAGAGTAGGTTGCCGGGAACCCTCTCCCGTCCCGGGAGAGGGGAGGGGCCCGCGCGAAGCGTGGGAAGGGTGAGGGGGCCGGCAATGGGCAGGCACATGATCCTTGAATGGACCCTCACCCGGCGCCTTCGGCGCCACCCTCTCCCGGGGCGGGAGAGGGCCCCCGCACTGTGTGCCGGCCTCCAACACCGACCCACTTGGACTTTTCGCGCCGTATGGCTAGGTTGGCGCCAACGGGACGATGAGGCGCTCAGTGGACAGCGGGTTCAAGGACGACAGCGACGGCGGTTACGGGATCGGGCGGCGGCTGTCGGCCTGGGGGGTGCACGCCTTCACGGGCAGCGGCGTCGTGCTGGGGCTGCTGGCCCTGCTCGCCGCGGTCAACGGCGAGGCCAAGGCGTGCCTGGGCTGGTTGGGGCTGGCGCTGGTCGTTGATGGGGTGGACGGCACGCTGGCCCGCCGCGCCTCGGTGAAGGAGGTGCTGCCGGGCATCGACGGGTCGGCGCTCGACCTCGTGATCGACTATCTGACCTACGTCGTCGTCCCGGCGGTCTTCCTGTACCGCTTCGGCCTGCTGCCCGACGGGTTCGGCGTGGCGCTGGCCGCCTTCATCATGATGACCTCGCTCTACTGCTTCTCCAACACCGGGATGAAGAGCGGCGACAACTACTTCGTCGGCTTTCCGGCGATCTGGAACGTGGTCGCGCTCTATCTGTGGCTTCTGGCGCTCGACCCGTGGGTCAACACCGCCGTGGTGCTGGTCCTCGGCCTGCTGACCTTCACGACGGTGAAGTTCCTGCATCCCTTCCGGGTGCGCCGCTGGATGCGCCTGAACCTTCTGGTCAGCGGCGCGTGGCTGGCCTCCAGCGCGGCGCTGGTGGTCCTGTATCCGGACCGTCCCGACGCCGTCTGGTATGTCTGGCTGGCCAGCAGCGCCTATTACGCCGCAATCTGCGCGTGGCGGACGCTGCGCGGGCCGGCTGAGGCTTAAGGGGCGCCTCAGGGCTTCCCTCAGGGCTTTTCGGGAGCGGTCTCCCGATTGATGTCGTCCTTGGCGTCGCGGGCCTTCTGCTGGATGGCCGCGCCGGCGTCCTGCATCATGCGGCCGGCCTCGGCGCCGATGCCCTTGGCGGCCTCGCCCACGCGCTCCGCGGTCTGGTCCACCGCGCGCCCGATCTCCTGGCCGGTCTTTTCCGCCGACTGCTGGTCGTCGCAGGCGGCCAGCAGCGGCAGGGCCAGGAGGGGAAGGGCAAGGACGGCGGTGCGAATCCCGTTACGACGAGCCATGGGATGGTCTCCACAGTTGATCCATGGAGGCGTAACGGTTCACGGGGGCGTTTGGTGCCCGCTTTCCATCAAAAGGGGAGCCTTCCTCAAAAGCGGTAGGAGGCGGTGATGGCGACCACCGGCCAGAAGCGGGCGGCGCGGATCGAATCCTCCACCTCGCGGCGCTGGTCCTCCAGCACGGCGGCGATGGCCGGCGTGGTCGCCACGCCGGGGGCGCTCAGGCTGACCCGCGGCTTGCCCTGGAACAGCACGCCGAGATCCACGCCGACGCTGAAGTTGGGGCTGAACACCGTGCCGTTGTAGCCGATGCCGGCATAGGGGGCGAAGCGGTCGAACTTGGCCTCGCCGTCAAGCTGGCCGGCCTGCTGCGGCGTGACCACCACCCCGCCGAAGCTGCGCGGGCCGGACAGGGTGCCGGTCAGGTCGGCCTTGTTGTAGTTGATCCGCGCGCCGCCGCTGATGCGGAAGCCGGTGCCGGCGACCGGATAGAGATCGAGCACCGCGCCGAAGCTGCGCAGCTTCACGTCCAGGTTGTAATCGACGCCGGAGATGCCGCGGTCGGTGCTGAAGGTGAACATGTTGCCGCCCAGGCGCAGCCCGAACATCGGATTCACCCGGTAGCCGGCCTCCAGCCCCAGACCCAGCGTGCTGGCCTGCGCGCCGACATGGAAGGGGGAATCGACCGGACCATCCATGGTCTGGGCGGTGGCGGCGGAGGCTCCGGCAGCGGCGAGGGCGAAGGCGAGAAGGGCGGCGGTGCGCATGCGGCGTTTCCCCTTGAGGCGTCTCGATCGAGCGGGGAACGCGGACCAACCGCAAAAGTTGCGGCCGGCGTGGGGCGCCGGCCGCGTTTCAGCTAACTGTGGCCAAACCGCCACAGCGACAGGGGTGTGACCTTGCTTAGAACTGGTCCTCGCTCAGCGCCATGACCGTGCGGTGGGCGGTCAGGATCGGCAGCAGCAGGCCCGGCCCCTGGGCCAGGATCTGCTCGGCGTAGAAGCGGGCGGTGACCAGCTTGGCTTCCAGGAAGGGCGCGTTGGCGCCGGGCTGGCGCAGCCCCTCCAGCGCCTTGGCGGCGGAGCGGGCGAGCATCCAGCCGCCGGCCACCGTGCCCCACAGCTTCAGATAGTTCACCGCCCCCGCCGCGGCGGCGCGCAGGTCGCCGTCGGCCTGGGTCTTCACCACCCAGGCCACCGCCTGCTCCAGCGCGTCCAGACCGGCGGACAGGTTGGTGCGGATGGCCTCCATGTCGTCGCCGGGGATGCTCTCCAGTTCCGCCACGGTGGCGCGCATCTCGGCGATGAAGGTCCGGGCCGACTCGCCGCCGTCGCGGCCAGTCTTGCGGAAGGTCAGGTCGTTGGCGTGGATGCCGTTGGTGCCCTCGTAGATCGGGGTGATGCGGGCGTCGCGGTAATGCTGGGCGGCGCCGGTCTCCTCGATGAAGCCCATGCCGCCGTGGATCTGCACGCCGGTCGAGGCGACGTCGCAGCCGATGTCGGTGCTCCACGCCTTCACGATGGGGGTCAGGATGTCCACGCGGGCGGTGGCGGCGGCGCGCACCGCGGCGTCCTCGTGGTGGCGGGACACGTCGAGCTGGGTGCCGGCGTAGAGCGCCAGCGCGCGGGCGGCCTCCGTCTTGGCGCGCATATCCAGCAGCATCCGGCGCACGTCCGGGTGGCGGATGATGGCGACGCCGGAGCCCTTCGGGTCGGCCAGATCCTTGCTCTGCACGCGGCCCTTGGCGTAGTCGCGGGCCTGCTGGTAGGCGCGCTCGGCGATCGCCACGCCCTGGATGCCGACGCCGAGGCGGGCGTTGTTCATCATGGTGAACATGTATTCGATGCCGCGGTTCTCCTGGCCGACCAGGAAGCCGACGGCGCCGCCGTTGTCGCCGAAGGCCATGACCGCGGTGGGGCTGGCCATGATGCCCAGCTTGTGCTCCAGGCTGGCGCAGCGCAGGTCGTTGCGCTCGCCCGGCGTGCCGTCCTCGTTCGGCAGGAATTTCGGCACGATGAACAGGCTGATGCCCTTGATGCCCGGAGGCGCGTCGGGCAGGCGGGCCAGCACGAGATGGACGATGTTGTCCGTCAGGTCGTGCTCGCCGTAGGTGATGAAGATCTTCTGGCCGGTGATGCGGTAGGTCCCGTCGTCGGCCCGCACCGCGCGGGTGCGTACGGCGGCGAGGTCGGAGCCGGCCTGCGGCTCCGTCAGGTTCATGGTGCCGTTCCACTCGCCGGCGATCATCTTCGGCAGATAGAGCGCCTTCTGCTCCGGGCTGGCGTGCTCGGTCAGCAGATCGACGGCACCCTGGGTCAGCAGCGGGCACAGGCCGAAGGACAGGTTGGCCGCCTGCCACATCTCGTTCACCGCGAAGGCCACGGTCCAGGGCAGGCCCTGCCCGCCATAGTCCGGCTCGAAGGGCAGGCTGTTCCAGCCGCTCTCGATGAACTGGCTGTAGGCGTCCTTCCAGCCGGTCGGCGTGCGGACCACGCCGTTCTCCAGCACCGAGCCTTCCTTGTCGCCGACCCGGTTCAGCGGGGCGAGAACGCCGGAGGCAAACTTGCCGGCTTCCTCTAGCACGGCGTCCACCAGATCAGGGGCCGCCGAATCGCAGTTCGGAAGCGCGGCGACCGTTTCGAGGCCGACCACCTCGTTGAGGACAAAGCGGAGGTCATCGACCGGAGCGGTGTAGGGAATCATGGATGGAGCGGCCTCCCGTGACCCGATTGTGCGTGCGTTTCTGCGTGCCCGATTGCGCGTGAACACGCCTTGGGCGGTTTACGTGCGCGTCACCATACCGTACCGAATGGTGCATGGCGAGCCTCACTGTCGGACAGGAATATTGGCATCTGGGTTGCGGTGCGAACAGCGCGCCTGCGACGCAGGAGAGGGCGCCAGACTTGGCATCGCGGTTGCAAGAGTGGGGCAGCACCGCTCACAGGGGTTCCTCCCATGACCATCGCCTCCGCCCTTGCCCGTCAGGCCGAATCCGCCGTTCAGGCCGCGAAGACCAGCCGCGGGCCGGAGACTGTCGAGGCGGCGGTCCGCAACGCCAGCGCCAAGACCGGGGTCGATTTTTCCTACCTCATGGAAAAAGCTGCCGTGGAGAGCGGGTACCGGACGGACGTGAAGTCCTCCTCCTCCTCGGCGACCGGGCTCTACCAGTTCATCGACAGCACGTGGCTGGCGACGATGCGCGACCATGGTGCGGACCACGGCTACGCCAAATACGCCAACGCGATCCAGACGCGCGGCGACGGGCGCCCCTACGTCACCGATCCCGACCTGAAGCGCGAGATCCTGGACCTGCGCAAGGACCCCAACGCGTCGGCCCTGATGGCCGCGGAATACACCCGCGACAACAAGGAGTATCTGGAGGACACGGTCAAAGGGAAGGTCGGCTCCACCGAACTCTACATGGCGCATTTCCTCGGGGCGGGCGGGGCGTCGAAGTTCCTGAACGCCATGCAGGACAACCCCAACCGCGCCGCCAAGGAGCTGTTCCCCGACGCCGCCTCGGCCAACAAGGCGGTGTTCTTCGACAAGGACACCGGGCGGGCCAAGTCGCTGAAGGACATCTACGACCGCTTCGCGACGAAGTTCGCGGAGTCGCCCAACGCCGACTTCGCCCCGGCCCAGACCGCCATCGACCGGGTGCGCCGCCAGGACATGCCGGACGGCTTCACCACCCAGGTGCCCAGCATGCCGCAGAAGGCGCTGAACGGCACGCCGCTGTCGATCTACCATGTTCTGGCCCTGAACGCGCTGGAGACGCCGGACGAGGTGGACAGCATCTCCGGCAGGCCCGCGCGTGGCCGCCGCCCGGACGGCGAGGACAAGGACAACCGCCGCATGCGCGACCAGCCGGTCCGCACGGATCAGAACGAGCACACCGGGCTGGGCCTCGGGCTGGGCCTGTCCAAGGTGGTCGGGCAAGGGACGGCCGCTGGGGCTGCGGCTGGTACGGAGACAAGCAAGGCGGCTTGATCGGCTGACGTCCGGGCTACATGTCCGTGAGCCGCTCGCAGGCCTCCGCCGCGATGGCCGCGAACACCCGGCGATC
This window encodes:
- a CDS encoding lytic transglycosylase domain-containing protein, producing the protein MTIASALARQAESAVQAAKTSRGPETVEAAVRNASAKTGVDFSYLMEKAAVESGYRTDVKSSSSSATGLYQFIDSTWLATMRDHGADHGYAKYANAIQTRGDGRPYVTDPDLKREILDLRKDPNASALMAAEYTRDNKEYLEDTVKGKVGSTELYMAHFLGAGGASKFLNAMQDNPNRAAKELFPDAASANKAVFFDKDTGRAKSLKDIYDRFATKFAESPNADFAPAQTAIDRVRRQDMPDGFTTQVPSMPQKALNGTPLSIYHVLALNALETPDEVDSISGRPARGRRPDGEDKDNRRMRDQPVRTDQNEHTGLGLGLGLSKVVGQGTAAGAAAGTETSKAA